The Micromonospora sp. Llam0 genome contains a region encoding:
- a CDS encoding DUF3152 domain-containing protein yields MSDRRTRPTRRDHPSGARSRSAHRRQRRDASRTRRRQLRWPVLAALLVTVLGLAAIGFALPRVGVGGDRDAMAAPPGGTAAATPSVDPPTTTGPPPTTAPPAPVLRLSGTAPSAGSGEFDFSSKQGKIAGRSGTLRRYRVAVEIGSEEDVEAFGDTVEKLLSDERSWIGGGQLRLQRVPDQAGHDFTVYLATAQTAARMCQAGWVDIRIDGEPYTSCRAQGQAIINLDRWRFSVDHYVSGEVPLDVYRAYVINHEVGHELGYGHERCPGEGEPAPVMMQQTLFLKGCVANPWPFLAGERYAGPPL; encoded by the coding sequence ATGTCAGACCGCCGCACCCGCCCGACACGCCGTGACCACCCGTCCGGGGCACGGAGCCGGTCGGCGCACCGCCGGCAGCGGCGGGACGCGTCGCGTACCCGTCGGCGGCAGCTGCGGTGGCCGGTGCTGGCGGCGCTGCTGGTGACCGTGCTCGGGCTGGCCGCGATCGGGTTCGCGCTACCCCGGGTCGGAGTGGGCGGCGATCGGGACGCGATGGCCGCGCCGCCCGGCGGCACCGCAGCGGCGACGCCCAGCGTCGACCCGCCAACGACGACCGGCCCACCGCCGACGACCGCGCCACCAGCGCCGGTGCTGCGGCTGTCCGGCACGGCGCCGTCGGCCGGCAGCGGCGAGTTCGACTTCAGCTCGAAGCAGGGGAAGATCGCCGGTCGGTCCGGCACCCTGCGCCGCTACCGGGTGGCCGTGGAGATCGGCTCCGAGGAGGACGTCGAGGCGTTCGGTGACACGGTGGAGAAGCTGCTCTCCGACGAACGGAGCTGGATCGGCGGCGGTCAGCTGCGCCTGCAGCGGGTGCCGGACCAGGCCGGCCACGACTTCACGGTCTACCTGGCCACCGCGCAGACCGCCGCCCGGATGTGCCAGGCCGGCTGGGTGGACATCCGGATCGACGGCGAGCCGTACACCTCGTGTCGGGCGCAGGGCCAGGCGATCATCAACCTGGACCGCTGGCGGTTCTCGGTCGACCACTACGTCAGCGGCGAGGTCCCGCTCGACGTCTACCGGGCGTACGTGATCAATCATGAGGTCGGCCACGAGCTGGGCTACGGCCACGAGCGCTGTCCGGGGGAGGGCGAGCCGGCCCCGGTGATGATGCAGCAGACCCTGTTCCTCAAGGGATGTGTGGCCAACCCGTGGCCGTTCCTGGCCGGTGAGCGGTACGCCGGTCCCCCGTTGTGA
- a CDS encoding DUF3152 domain-containing protein produces MHDRRRVTEEPDRRPGHGPDRQRDHRTDRRRAARRRRRRAGALVLVTMAAALIVTDVLRAGSGATGLLAAAVREPGPGGGAAPAGSAPSDGAGLPPTSSPAPSPASYPETGPGTFGYLTGTGRLLGWAGDLRRFRVAVEDGTGQRADEFAAIVDATLGDERSWIASRQFRLQRVSRVDAAEFTIYLATPGTSEQMCALGGLSTEKYTSCRLPGQVIINLARWLEAVPHYDGTLAEYRAYVINHEVGHQFGMGHELCPAPGRPAPVMQQQTYGMQGCVANGWPYLDGKRYAGPPMT; encoded by the coding sequence ATGCACGACCGACGACGAGTCACCGAGGAGCCGGACCGCCGGCCGGGCCACGGGCCGGACCGCCAGCGGGATCACCGGACGGACCGGCGACGAGCGGCGCGGCGCCGACGCCGCCGGGCCGGGGCACTCGTCCTGGTGACGATGGCGGCGGCGCTGATCGTCACCGACGTCCTGCGAGCCGGTTCCGGCGCCACCGGGCTGCTGGCGGCGGCGGTACGCGAGCCCGGCCCCGGCGGCGGGGCGGCACCCGCCGGCAGCGCACCGTCGGACGGCGCCGGTCTGCCGCCGACCTCATCGCCGGCCCCATCGCCGGCCAGCTACCCGGAGACCGGGCCGGGTACCTTCGGCTACCTCACCGGGACCGGCCGGCTGCTCGGCTGGGCCGGGGACCTACGCCGGTTCCGGGTCGCCGTCGAGGACGGGACCGGTCAGCGCGCCGACGAGTTCGCGGCCATCGTCGACGCGACGCTCGGCGACGAACGCAGTTGGATCGCCTCCCGGCAGTTCCGGCTGCAGCGGGTGTCCCGGGTCGACGCCGCCGAGTTCACCATCTACCTGGCCACCCCGGGCACCTCGGAGCAGATGTGCGCGCTCGGTGGGCTGTCCACCGAGAAGTACACCTCGTGCCGACTGCCCGGCCAGGTGATCATCAATCTGGCGCGCTGGCTGGAGGCGGTGCCGCACTACGACGGAACGCTCGCCGAGTACCGCGCCTACGTGATCAACCACGAGGTCGGTCACCAGTTCGGCATGGGCCACGAACTCTGCCCGGCACCCGGCCGGCCCGCTCCGGTGATGCAGCAGCAGACGTACGGAATGCAGGGTTGCGTGGCCAACGGCTGGCCCTACCTGGACGGAAAGCGGTACGCCGGCCCACCGATGACCTGA
- the moeZ gene encoding adenylyltransferase/sulfurtransferase MoeZ gives MSLPPLVEPAAELTVDEIRRYSRHLIIPDVGVDGQKRLKNAKVLCVGAGGLGSPALMYLAAAGVGTLGIVDFDTVDESNLQRQIIHGQSDIGRSKAESAASSVREINPYVNIQIHDVSLDNDNVFDIFGQYDLILDGTDNFATRYLVNDACVLLGKPYVWGSIYRFDGQVSVFWDQHGPNYRDLYPEPPPPGMVPSCAEGGVLGVLCASIGSIMVTEAIKLITGIGDPLLGRLMVYDALEMTYRVIKIRKDPNGEPITGLIDYDDFCGAVSTEAEEAVVDSTITARELKDWQDAGKDFFLIDVREPAEYEIVKIPGSTLIPKGEFLNGEALAKLPQGRQIVLHCKSGVRSAEALAAVKAAGFADAVHVQGGVLSWVKQIDPSLPSY, from the coding sequence GTGTCGTTGCCCCCGCTCGTCGAACCCGCCGCCGAGCTGACCGTCGATGAGATCCGCCGCTACTCGCGGCACCTCATCATCCCGGATGTCGGGGTCGACGGCCAGAAACGCCTCAAGAACGCCAAGGTGCTCTGCGTGGGCGCCGGTGGGCTCGGCTCACCCGCCCTGATGTACCTGGCCGCGGCCGGTGTCGGGACGCTGGGCATCGTCGACTTCGACACCGTCGACGAGTCGAACCTGCAGCGTCAGATCATCCACGGCCAGTCGGACATCGGCCGGTCCAAGGCCGAGTCGGCCGCGTCGTCGGTCCGGGAGATCAACCCGTACGTCAACATCCAGATCCACGACGTGTCGCTGGACAACGACAACGTCTTCGACATCTTCGGCCAGTACGACCTGATCCTCGACGGCACCGACAACTTCGCCACCCGCTACCTGGTCAACGACGCCTGCGTGCTGCTCGGCAAGCCGTACGTGTGGGGGTCGATCTACCGGTTCGACGGCCAGGTCAGCGTCTTCTGGGACCAGCACGGCCCGAACTACCGGGACCTCTACCCGGAGCCGCCGCCGCCCGGCATGGTGCCGTCGTGCGCCGAGGGCGGCGTGCTCGGGGTGCTCTGCGCCTCGATCGGGTCGATCATGGTGACCGAGGCGATCAAGCTGATCACCGGCATCGGTGATCCACTGCTCGGCCGGCTGATGGTCTACGACGCCCTGGAGATGACCTACCGGGTCATCAAGATCCGCAAGGACCCGAACGGCGAGCCGATCACCGGCCTGATCGACTACGACGACTTCTGCGGCGCGGTGTCCACCGAAGCCGAGGAGGCCGTCGTCGACTCCACCATCACCGCCCGCGAACTGAAGGACTGGCAGGACGCCGGCAAGGACTTCTTCCTGATCGACGTCCGGGAGCCGGCCGAGTACGAGATCGTCAAGATCCCCGGCTCGACGCTGATCCCCAAGGGCGAGTTCCTCAACGGCGAAGCCCTGGCGAAGCTGCCGCAGGGCCGGCAGATCGTGCTGCACTGCAAGTCCGGCGTACGGTCGGCCGAAGCCCTCGCCGCGGTCAAGGCCGCCGGCTTCGCCGACGCCGTGCACGTCCAGGGCGGGGTGCTCTCCTGGGTCAAGCAGATCGACCCGTCGCTGCCCAGCTACTGA
- a CDS encoding prenyltransferase/squalene oxidase repeat-containing protein: protein MDAAIGFVVAHGDTVDRARLSWLRTGTAPQPDALTSAEIGQAPDGGWPAFWAGDVASVDATCFRLAELDDLGALDRPPARKALDWLAARQRADGSWEEDESLAAEAPDWARPGDPEATYYLTANAGYWLSVADTDGAGDPGHRAAAQRAAHYLAAQMRPDGTWPSYLLAGWLAAATLYRQTMFYESARMQVVLNDRLATMTPGDVAQLAAALRRAGLADDDWLLTNARRRLATTQRSDGGWDSDAGDAFEVHVVLAAIRACR from the coding sequence ATGGATGCCGCCATCGGGTTCGTCGTCGCGCACGGCGACACCGTGGACCGGGCCCGGCTGTCCTGGTTGCGGACCGGGACCGCCCCGCAGCCCGACGCCCTCACCAGCGCCGAGATCGGCCAGGCCCCGGACGGCGGCTGGCCCGCCTTCTGGGCCGGCGACGTCGCCTCGGTCGACGCCACCTGCTTCCGCCTCGCTGAGCTGGACGACCTCGGAGCGCTCGACCGGCCACCGGCCCGCAAGGCACTCGACTGGCTGGCCGCCCGGCAACGGGCCGACGGCAGCTGGGAAGAGGACGAGAGCCTGGCCGCCGAGGCACCCGACTGGGCACGGCCCGGCGACCCGGAAGCCACCTACTACCTGACCGCCAACGCCGGCTACTGGCTGAGCGTCGCCGACACCGACGGTGCCGGCGACCCCGGTCACCGCGCCGCCGCGCAGCGCGCCGCCCACTACCTGGCTGCCCAGATGCGCCCGGACGGCACCTGGCCGTCGTACCTGCTGGCCGGCTGGTTGGCCGCCGCCACCCTCTACCGGCAGACCATGTTCTACGAGTCGGCCCGGATGCAGGTGGTGCTCAACGACCGGCTCGCCACCATGACCCCCGGCGACGTCGCCCAGCTGGCCGCCGCGCTGCGCCGGGCCGGCCTGGCCGACGACGACTGGCTGCTGACCAACGCCCGCCGCCGGCTGGCCACCACCCAGCGCAGCGACGGCGGCTGGGACAGCGACGCGGGCGACGCGTTCGAGGTGCACGTCGTCCTGGCCGCGATCCGCGCCTGCCGCTGA
- a CDS encoding glutamate-5-semialdehyde dehydrogenase translates to MSVTEQGRRARVAADELVTATRAAKDAGLLAMADALVARTAEIVAANAADLAAGRANGLSTALLDRLALNEKRIEDMAQALLAMAGLADPVGEVVRGSTLPNGLELRQVRVPFGVVGIIYEARPNVTVDAAGICLKSGNAALLRGSSSAAHSNAVLVEVLRAALVGAGLPADAVQLLDASSRDSVKELMRARGLVDVLIPRGGADLIRTVVEESTVPVIETGVGNCHVYVDAAADLDKALAVAVNSKTQRLSTCNTAESLLVHVDVAAAFLPKLLAALRDAGVTVHGTPEVAAFSADVVPATDDDFATEYLSADISVAVVGSLDAAVAHIKRYGTGHTEAIVTDSASAAREFVARVDAAAVMVNASTRFTDGGQFGFGAEIGISTQKLHARGPMGLPELTSTKYVVTGDGHLRG, encoded by the coding sequence ATGAGCGTGACCGAGCAGGGCCGCCGGGCGCGGGTGGCCGCCGACGAGCTGGTCACCGCGACCCGGGCGGCCAAGGACGCCGGGTTGCTGGCGATGGCCGATGCGCTCGTCGCCCGTACCGCCGAGATCGTGGCCGCGAACGCGGCCGACCTGGCGGCGGGACGGGCCAACGGCCTGTCGACGGCGCTGCTGGACCGCCTCGCCCTCAACGAGAAGCGCATTGAAGACATGGCGCAGGCGTTGCTGGCGATGGCCGGGCTGGCCGACCCGGTCGGCGAGGTGGTGCGCGGCTCGACCCTGCCGAACGGGCTGGAGCTGCGGCAGGTGCGGGTGCCGTTCGGGGTGGTCGGCATCATCTACGAGGCGCGGCCGAACGTGACCGTCGACGCCGCCGGGATCTGCCTGAAGTCGGGCAACGCGGCGCTGCTGCGCGGCTCGTCGTCGGCGGCGCACTCCAACGCGGTCCTGGTCGAGGTGCTGCGGGCCGCGCTGGTCGGTGCCGGACTGCCGGCGGACGCGGTGCAGCTGCTGGACGCCTCGTCGCGGGACTCGGTCAAGGAGCTGATGCGGGCGCGCGGCCTGGTCGACGTGCTGATCCCGCGCGGCGGGGCGGATTTGATCCGCACCGTGGTCGAGGAGTCGACGGTGCCGGTGATCGAGACCGGGGTCGGCAACTGCCACGTGTACGTCGACGCCGCCGCCGACCTGGACAAGGCCCTCGCCGTGGCGGTCAACTCGAAGACGCAGCGGCTGTCGACCTGCAACACCGCCGAGTCGCTGCTGGTGCACGTGGACGTGGCGGCGGCGTTCCTGCCGAAGCTGCTGGCGGCGTTGCGTGACGCCGGGGTGACCGTGCACGGCACCCCGGAGGTGGCGGCGTTCTCGGCCGACGTGGTGCCGGCCACCGACGACGACTTCGCCACCGAGTACCTCTCGGCCGACATCTCGGTCGCCGTCGTCGGCTCGCTCGACGCGGCGGTGGCGCACATCAAGCGGTACGGCACCGGGCACACCGAGGCGATCGTCACCGACTCGGCGAGCGCCGCCCGGGAGTTCGTGGCCCGGGTCGACGCGGCCGCGGTGATGGTGAACGCGTCGACCCGGTTCACCGACGGCGGGCAGTTCGGCTTCGGCGCGGAGATCGGCATCTCCACCCAGAAGCTGCACGCCCGCGGCCCGATGGGGCTGCCGGAGCTGACCTCGACGAAGTACGTGGTCACCGGCGACGGCCACCTGCGCGGGTAA
- the proB gene encoding glutamate 5-kinase: protein MRAAVTQAKRVVVKIGSSSLTTAGGGLDGDRVDALVDVLAALTDDGREVVLVSSGAIAAGLAPLGLTRRPRDLATQQAAASVGQGLLIGRYAASLARHGLTTGQVLLTADDVTRRAHYRNAYRTLRKLLDLGAIPIVNENDTVATDEIRFGDNDRLAALVAALVHADLLVLLSDVDALYTGDPAKPASERISEVRDAADLAGVAIGKAGRAGVGTGGMVTKVEAARIATGFGIPVVLTAAPLAAEALRGDAVGTLFHRVERRPAARLFWLAHATAPRGRLHLDPGAVQAVVARRKSLLPAGITAVDGTFTAGDPVDLVDAAGAPVARGLVNYDAVELPTLLGRSTGELAAALGPGYEREVVHRDDLVLL, encoded by the coding sequence GTGCGTGCCGCAGTTACCCAGGCGAAGCGGGTCGTCGTCAAGATCGGCTCCTCGTCCCTCACGACAGCGGGCGGCGGCCTGGACGGCGACCGGGTCGACGCCCTCGTCGACGTCCTCGCCGCCCTGACGGACGACGGACGTGAGGTGGTGCTCGTCTCCTCCGGGGCGATCGCGGCCGGGCTCGCGCCGCTCGGGCTGACCCGACGCCCGCGTGACCTGGCCACCCAGCAGGCGGCGGCCAGCGTCGGGCAAGGGCTGCTGATCGGCCGGTACGCCGCCAGCCTGGCCCGGCACGGTCTGACGACGGGCCAGGTGCTGCTGACCGCGGACGACGTGACCAGGCGGGCGCACTACCGCAACGCGTACCGGACGTTGCGCAAGCTGCTCGACCTCGGGGCGATCCCGATCGTCAACGAGAACGACACCGTCGCCACCGACGAGATCCGGTTCGGCGACAACGACCGGCTGGCCGCCCTGGTCGCCGCCCTGGTCCACGCCGATCTGCTGGTGCTGCTGTCCGACGTCGACGCCCTCTACACCGGCGACCCAGCGAAGCCGGCCAGTGAACGGATCTCCGAGGTGCGCGACGCCGCCGATCTGGCCGGGGTGGCGATCGGCAAGGCCGGGCGGGCCGGGGTCGGCACCGGCGGCATGGTCACCAAGGTGGAGGCGGCCCGGATCGCCACCGGATTCGGTATCCCGGTGGTGCTGACCGCCGCCCCGCTCGCCGCCGAAGCGTTGCGCGGTGACGCGGTCGGCACCCTGTTCCACCGGGTGGAGCGCCGGCCCGCCGCCCGGCTGTTCTGGCTGGCGCACGCCACCGCGCCCCGGGGCCGGCTGCACCTGGATCCCGGCGCGGTGCAGGCGGTGGTGGCCCGCCGCAAGTCGCTGCTGCCGGCCGGGATCACCGCCGTCGACGGTACGTTCACCGCCGGCGACCCGGTCGACCTGGTCGACGCGGCGGGTGCGCCGGTGGCCCGTGGGCTGGTCAACTACGACGCGGTGGAGCTGCCGACGCTGCTCGGCCGGTCCACCGGTGAGCTGGCCGCGGCACTAGGGCCAGGATATGAGCGGGAGGTCGTGCACCGCGACGACCTGGTGCTCCTATGA
- a CDS encoding MGMT family protein has translation MTPQEYVEEVLALVERIPPGRVMSYGAVADALAEPSGRASARLVGNIMARHGSAVPWYRVVSSAGRLPPGHEDRARALLRAEGCPFKGTAVGVGDGGERVDMSAAAWYPDTSR, from the coding sequence GTGACCCCGCAGGAGTACGTCGAGGAAGTGCTGGCGCTCGTCGAACGCATCCCACCCGGGCGGGTCATGTCGTACGGCGCGGTCGCCGACGCCCTGGCGGAGCCGAGCGGGCGTGCCTCCGCCCGCCTGGTCGGCAACATCATGGCGCGCCATGGCTCCGCCGTCCCGTGGTACCGGGTGGTTTCCTCGGCCGGCCGGCTGCCGCCGGGGCACGAAGACCGCGCCCGTGCCCTGCTGCGTGCCGAAGGATGCCCGTTCAAGGGGACAGCGGTTGGGGTCGGCGACGGCGGCGAGCGGGTCGACATGAGCGCCGCCGCCTGGTACCCGGACACATCAAGGTGA
- a CDS encoding helix-turn-helix domain-containing protein, with amino-acid sequence MSVAVGRRVAQWRVRRRMTQQVFADRIGRSKSWVDKVERGVRTLDRFSLIKQVAEVLRVDPAELLGDDSEPQLGAASAGVDAARAALACYDVFTTSPAGASPTLPGEVARRVEHAWSTYRHGDYPRLLRTVPELLDAAQRSHTTRPEEGAVLLTRAYQVTALVLVKVGEAELAWLAADRAVATAGTDRLLAASAVVPLGQALRGLGQGRLAMAAAVTAADRIAVSTDARATPPGRAVYGTLLVQAGLAAASCGDTHSVTELLRQAADVAGQVGDGKDYRAASFGPAAVELAHVVAAVELGDGRQAIRLHESATSRQLWQMLPAEHRAAYMVDAARAHLDGGDFTGAGRWLVEADRVAPAEIRCRPSVRTVVAEVARCGPQVAGVARLATALGLTTSPPRAG; translated from the coding sequence GTGAGTGTTGCGGTCGGGCGGCGGGTGGCGCAGTGGCGGGTGCGGCGGCGAATGACCCAGCAGGTGTTCGCCGACCGGATCGGCCGGTCGAAAAGCTGGGTGGACAAGGTCGAGCGCGGGGTCCGGACCCTTGACCGCTTTTCGCTGATCAAGCAGGTCGCCGAGGTGCTGCGGGTCGACCCGGCGGAACTCCTCGGCGACGACAGCGAGCCGCAGCTTGGCGCCGCGTCGGCCGGTGTCGATGCGGCCCGGGCGGCGCTGGCCTGCTACGACGTGTTCACCACTTCACCTGCCGGTGCGTCGCCGACGCTGCCGGGGGAGGTGGCGCGGCGGGTCGAACATGCGTGGTCAACGTACCGCCACGGCGACTACCCCCGGTTGCTGCGGACGGTGCCGGAGCTACTGGACGCCGCCCAGCGGTCGCACACCACCCGACCCGAGGAGGGGGCGGTGCTGTTGACGCGGGCGTACCAGGTCACCGCGCTCGTGCTGGTCAAGGTAGGTGAGGCCGAGCTGGCCTGGTTGGCGGCCGATCGGGCGGTCGCGACCGCCGGCACTGACCGGTTGCTGGCGGCGTCGGCGGTGGTGCCGCTCGGGCAGGCGCTGCGCGGGTTGGGTCAGGGCCGGCTGGCGATGGCGGCGGCGGTCACCGCCGCCGACCGGATCGCCGTATCCACAGACGCGCGGGCGACACCGCCGGGCCGGGCGGTGTACGGGACGTTGCTGGTGCAGGCGGGGTTGGCCGCCGCCAGCTGCGGCGACACCCACAGTGTCACTGAGCTGCTCCGGCAGGCGGCCGACGTCGCCGGCCAGGTCGGTGACGGGAAGGACTACCGGGCGGCGAGTTTCGGGCCGGCGGCGGTGGAGTTGGCACACGTGGTGGCAGCGGTGGAGTTGGGCGACGGTCGGCAGGCGATCCGCCTGCATGAGTCGGCCACCAGTCGACAACTCTGGCAAATGCTGCCGGCCGAGCACCGGGCGGCGTATATGGTGGACGCCGCACGGGCGCACCTCGACGGCGGTGACTTCACCGGGGCGGGGCGGTGGCTGGTCGAAGCCGACCGCGTCGCACCAGCGGAGATTCGCTGCCGACCCTCCGTGCGTACCGTCGTGGCTGAGGTCGCCCGGTGCGGGCCGCAGGTCGCCGGCGTCGCCCGGCTGGCGACGGCGCTCGGGCTGACGACGTCTCCGCCACGAGCGGGCTAG
- a CDS encoding helix-turn-helix transcriptional regulator, which translates to MADLARPIRHRGDVTGYLLKLIRESIPLTQEQLATELGVDRATVQSWESGRRPFTAVPLGQAVATRQRLGRLGADPTLLTAVEDAVEVDFILSSVLNDRIERTQIAEQPLGWSVLTHRLTDLLLWTVIGQTPTFIRNPRAPQRRRGPVATSPLLSADERRAFFAHLQTLAERAASQRHPHLLLHRQACFLAGMDPSGASAAWLAQNTVRSARRGLAFHTWSPQWSDARSVATSLAKQGDPEPLREFIARAHPDDACEQAALNYSAYWVGEIPHRQRDDTFMPINTSSWYGTRLLRHLVHRLEPGHPFIDLNIHNLWALLTARPTLVHADPASAHALVDRTPALLESDTISGQSRQELTSVLYSLRTNGFPGTGTSR; encoded by the coding sequence ATGGCAGATCTCGCACGACCAATCCGCCACCGTGGAGACGTAACCGGATACCTGCTGAAGCTCATCCGGGAGTCCATTCCGCTCACTCAGGAACAGCTCGCCACAGAGCTCGGCGTCGACCGCGCGACGGTGCAGAGCTGGGAATCCGGACGTCGACCGTTTACGGCCGTGCCGTTAGGACAGGCAGTCGCCACACGGCAGCGACTCGGCAGACTCGGCGCGGATCCAACACTGCTCACCGCAGTCGAGGACGCTGTCGAGGTAGACTTCATCCTCAGTTCAGTGTTGAACGACAGGATCGAACGCACCCAGATCGCCGAGCAGCCGCTCGGCTGGTCAGTCCTCACGCACCGCCTCACTGACCTACTACTATGGACAGTAATCGGTCAGACCCCCACCTTCATCCGAAACCCCCGGGCTCCGCAGCGCCGACGCGGACCGGTAGCTACCAGTCCGCTACTTTCCGCCGACGAACGCCGAGCGTTCTTTGCTCATCTGCAGACGCTCGCCGAGCGTGCCGCGAGTCAACGTCACCCGCATCTGCTTCTACACCGGCAGGCATGTTTCCTGGCCGGTATGGACCCCAGCGGCGCCTCCGCAGCCTGGCTCGCCCAGAACACCGTCAGGAGCGCCCGCCGGGGGCTTGCCTTCCACACCTGGTCTCCGCAATGGTCCGACGCCCGATCCGTCGCCACCTCTTTGGCGAAGCAGGGCGATCCCGAACCGTTACGGGAATTCATCGCCAGGGCTCACCCGGACGACGCATGCGAACAGGCGGCCCTCAACTACTCAGCGTACTGGGTTGGTGAGATCCCCCACCGGCAGCGCGACGACACCTTCATGCCGATCAACACCAGCAGTTGGTACGGAACTCGGCTCCTACGACACCTGGTGCACCGCCTGGAACCCGGCCACCCGTTCATCGACCTCAACATCCACAACCTCTGGGCACTACTCACTGCACGCCCCACACTCGTCCACGCTGACCCCGCCAGCGCCCACGCGCTCGTCGACCGCACTCCCGCTCTCCTGGAGAGCGACACGATCTCCGGCCAGTCCCGGCAGGAGCTAACCTCGGTCCTCTACAGCCTGCGTACCAACGGGTTCCCCGGCACAGGAACGAGCAGATGA
- a CDS encoding HD family hydrolase, translating into MSDNHDDTAGSMKFIFETGVLKRAARTGWWFAGVTQPESIADHSFRTAIVGMMLAAMEGADPARVTMLCVLHDTQETRTTDLPHIAKRYLTAAPSTTITADQVAGCPPAVADVITAAVAEYEAGETLEAIVARDADKLELLVQAVEYRHQGIDNVERWIDSSRAALKTASAHRLADAALAGQPLAWLEPPK; encoded by the coding sequence ATGAGCGACAACCACGATGACACCGCCGGCTCGATGAAGTTCATCTTCGAGACCGGCGTACTCAAACGGGCGGCCCGCACCGGCTGGTGGTTCGCCGGCGTCACCCAGCCCGAATCCATCGCCGACCATTCGTTCCGTACGGCAATCGTCGGCATGATGCTCGCGGCCATGGAAGGTGCCGACCCGGCGCGCGTGACCATGCTCTGCGTCCTGCACGACACGCAGGAGACCCGTACCACCGACCTGCCCCACATCGCGAAGCGATACCTTACCGCCGCGCCAAGCACCACCATCACCGCCGACCAGGTCGCCGGCTGCCCACCAGCCGTTGCCGACGTCATCACCGCCGCCGTCGCCGAGTACGAAGCCGGCGAAACCCTCGAAGCGATCGTCGCTCGCGATGCCGACAAACTCGAACTTCTCGTCCAAGCCGTCGAGTACCGCCACCAGGGCATCGACAACGTCGAACGCTGGATCGACAGCTCCCGCGCCGCTCTCAAGACCGCCTCGGCCCACCGCCTCGCCGACGCCGCTCTCGCCGGACAACCACTCGCTTGGCTCGAACCACCGAAATAG
- a CDS encoding glycosyltransferase — protein sequence MKVLILTLGTRGDVQPFVALARELQSRGHQAVLAAPERFADLVTGHGVAFARVDDGPLRVLDSSRTVADAAAGGVRAKFALMRRMRAMVTAVLDDCWQVASTGAGAGADLIVHNGQIMAGQHIAEKLGVPSVMALPTPVYVPTRQFPWPGQQLSKRLPAGLNRLTYAGMKAVTVMFGRTVDQWRTGLGLPLRRGRHDPLRRADGTPAPVLHAVSPAVLPRPTDWPPTARVTGYWFVDAATDATRAVPEPVAAALDHGDEPVVFVSFGSMAGPDPVATTQEVVQALRLAGVRGVLATGWGGLQETPSAGDVFVAGDLPHHVVFPRMAAIVHHGGAGTTAAAIRAGRPQIICPFVADQPFWGRRMQQLGVAPEPIDQRNLTAHGLAAAIRQALDDPAMIAAARRLGEQVRAEKGVVVAVDLLEQIAEER from the coding sequence ATGAAGGTCCTGATCCTGACCCTGGGAACCCGCGGTGACGTGCAGCCGTTCGTGGCGCTGGCCCGCGAACTACAGAGTCGCGGCCATCAGGCGGTGCTGGCGGCACCTGAGAGGTTCGCTGATCTGGTCACCGGGCACGGGGTGGCGTTCGCCCGGGTGGACGACGGCCCGTTACGGGTCCTGGACAGTTCCAGGACGGTGGCCGACGCGGCCGCAGGGGGCGTCCGCGCAAAGTTCGCCCTGATGCGCAGGATGCGGGCGATGGTCACCGCCGTGCTCGACGACTGCTGGCAGGTGGCCTCGACCGGGGCGGGCGCGGGCGCCGATCTGATCGTGCACAACGGCCAGATCATGGCGGGTCAGCACATAGCGGAGAAACTGGGTGTGCCGTCGGTCATGGCCCTGCCGACACCGGTGTATGTGCCCACCCGGCAGTTCCCCTGGCCTGGCCAGCAGTTGTCGAAACGGCTGCCGGCGGGGCTGAACCGGTTGACCTATGCCGGGATGAAGGCAGTGACGGTGATGTTCGGTCGGACCGTGGACCAGTGGCGCACCGGCCTCGGCCTGCCACTACGACGCGGCAGGCACGATCCGCTGCGCCGTGCGGACGGCACGCCTGCTCCCGTACTGCACGCCGTGAGCCCAGCGGTACTGCCCCGCCCCACGGACTGGCCGCCGACGGCCCGCGTCACCGGCTACTGGTTCGTTGACGCGGCGACAGATGCGACGAGGGCCGTACCCGAGCCGGTGGCCGCCGCCCTGGATCACGGCGACGAGCCGGTGGTCTTTGTCAGCTTCGGCAGCATGGCGGGTCCGGATCCGGTGGCCACGACGCAGGAGGTGGTGCAGGCGTTGCGGCTCGCTGGCGTCCGTGGCGTTCTCGCCACCGGCTGGGGCGGACTGCAGGAGACACCGTCGGCGGGAGACGTGTTCGTGGCCGGGGACCTGCCCCACCACGTCGTGTTTCCCCGGATGGCGGCGATCGTGCACCACGGTGGTGCCGGCACCACCGCCGCCGCGATCCGAGCGGGCCGACCGCAGATAATCTGCCCTTTCGTCGCGGACCAGCCGTTCTGGGGCCGCCGGATGCAGCAGCTGGGTGTCGCACCGGAACCAATCGACCAGCGGAACCTGACCGCCCACGGGTTGGCCGCCGCGATCCGCCAGGCCCTCGACGATCCGGCGATGATCGCCGCCGCGCGTCGGCTGGGCGAACAGGTCCGCGCCGAGAAGGGCGTCGTCGTCGCGGTCGACCTGCTGGAGCAGATCGCCGAGGAGCGATGA